The following are encoded in a window of Flavobacteriales bacterium genomic DNA:
- the fabF gene encoding beta-ketoacyl-ACP synthase II: MTLKRVVVTGLGALTPIGNTLQAYWDGLVNGRSGAAPITRFDASKFKTRFACEVKGFNPEDFIDRKEARKMDPYTQFAVVCAEEAIKDSGLDLDKVDRERIGVIWGSGIGGLKTFQDECIGYGRGDGTPRFNPFFIPKMIADSAAGLISMRHVLRGPSYVTASACASSNNAMIDAFNCIRLGTCVAVVTGGSEAAIYEAGVGGFNALHAMSTRNDDPATASRPYDKDRDGFVLGEGGAALILEDLEHALARGARIYAEVIAGGMSSDAYHITAPHPDGLGAELCMKFALRDAGIGPEEIDYINTHGTSTPIGDPQEVKAIQRLFGEHAYKLNISATKSMTGHLLGGAGAVEGVATIMAVYTDTVPPTINHFTDDPEIDPALNFTFNQAQKRTVRAALSNTFGFGGHNTSVIFRKHS; the protein is encoded by the coding sequence ATGACGCTCAAGCGCGTGGTCGTGACCGGTCTGGGTGCGTTGACTCCGATCGGCAATACCCTACAGGCGTATTGGGACGGTCTGGTCAACGGCCGTAGCGGAGCTGCGCCCATCACCCGCTTCGACGCCAGCAAGTTCAAGACCCGCTTCGCCTGCGAGGTCAAGGGCTTCAACCCGGAAGACTTCATCGACCGCAAGGAGGCGCGGAAGATGGACCCCTACACGCAGTTCGCCGTGGTCTGCGCCGAGGAAGCCATCAAGGATTCCGGCCTGGACCTGGACAAGGTGGACCGCGAGCGCATCGGGGTGATCTGGGGCAGCGGCATCGGCGGCCTGAAGACCTTCCAGGACGAATGCATCGGCTACGGCAGGGGCGATGGCACCCCGCGCTTCAACCCCTTCTTCATCCCGAAGATGATCGCCGACAGCGCGGCGGGTCTCATCAGCATGCGCCATGTGCTGCGCGGCCCCAGTTATGTCACGGCCAGCGCCTGCGCCAGCAGCAACAACGCCATGATAGACGCCTTCAACTGCATCCGCCTGGGCACCTGCGTGGCCGTGGTGACCGGTGGCAGCGAGGCGGCGATCTACGAGGCCGGGGTGGGGGGCTTCAACGCCCTGCATGCCATGAGCACGCGCAACGACGACCCCGCCACCGCCAGTCGGCCCTATGACAAGGACCGCGACGGCTTCGTGCTGGGCGAGGGTGGCGCGGCCCTGATCCTGGAGGATCTGGAACACGCCCTGGCGCGCGGTGCCCGCATCTATGCCGAGGTGATCGCCGGTGGCATGAGCAGCGATGCCTACCACATCACCGCACCGCACCCCGATGGCCTCGGCGCCGAACTCTGCATGAAGTTCGCCCTCCGGGACGCCGGCATCGGCCCCGAGGAGATCGACTACATCAACACCCATGGCACCAGCACCCCCATCGGCGACCCGCAGGAGGTGAAGGCCATCCAGCGCCTCTTCGGGGAGCACGCCTACAAGCTCAACATCAGCGCCACCAAGAGCATGACCGGCCACCTGCTGGGCGGCGCCGGCGCCGTGGAAGGCGTGGCCACCATCATGGCCGTGTACACCGATACGGTGCCCCCCACCATCAACCACTTCACGGACGATCCCGAGATCGACCCCGCGTTGAACTTCACCTTCAACCAGGCGCAGAAGCGCACGGTGCGCGCCGCGCTGAGCAACACCTTCGGCTTCGGCGGGCACAACACCTCGGTGATCTTCCGCAAGCACAGCTGA
- the rnc gene encoding ribonuclease III — protein MFRRLLSRARDPEERKVRAWCRQTLRLTPGDLALYRQALRHSSAVTEDRPDLPDNERLEFLGDAILDAIIGDLLFSTYPDRGEGFLTRMRSKLVSRAQLNNLAQRIAIERVMESNVARGHESSVPGNALEALIGALFLDKGFDRTRKVVVKLLLTHVDLEEVAKEDKDGKSRLLEWGQKRRRKVEFVTGEEGGGRGRTFVAEVRIDGKVRGTGRGASKKVAEQEAAQSAFRGMRSRRPQAETRSASPAGAAAQDRPHRERSSRRRGPRNAHRSED, from the coding sequence TTGTTCCGCCGCCTTCTCAGCAGAGCCCGAGATCCCGAGGAAAGGAAGGTGCGCGCCTGGTGCCGCCAGACCCTGCGGCTCACCCCGGGCGACCTTGCCCTTTACCGCCAGGCACTGCGCCACAGCAGCGCCGTGACCGAAGACCGGCCCGACCTGCCGGACAACGAAAGGCTGGAATTCCTGGGCGACGCCATACTCGACGCCATCATCGGCGACCTGCTCTTCAGCACCTACCCGGACAGGGGCGAAGGCTTTCTCACGCGCATGCGCAGCAAACTGGTGAGCCGTGCCCAACTGAACAACCTCGCCCAGCGGATCGCCATCGAGCGGGTGATGGAGAGCAACGTGGCGCGCGGGCACGAAAGCAGCGTGCCGGGCAATGCGCTGGAGGCCCTCATCGGCGCGCTTTTCCTGGACAAGGGTTTCGACCGCACACGCAAAGTGGTGGTGAAACTGCTGCTGACCCATGTGGATCTGGAGGAGGTGGCCAAGGAGGACAAGGACGGCAAGAGCAGACTGTTGGAATGGGGCCAGAAGCGCCGCCGCAAAGTGGAGTTCGTCACCGGCGAGGAGGGTGGCGGTCGTGGACGCACCTTCGTGGCCGAGGTTCGGATCGATGGCAAGGTGCGGGGCACCGGGCGCGGCGCCAGCAAGAAGGTGGCCGAGCAGGAAGCCGCCCAGAGCGCCTTTCGCGGCATGCGTTCGCGCCGGCCGCAGGCCGAAACACGCAGCGCGTCGCCCGCAGGGGCTGCCGCCCAGGACAGACCGCACAGGGAGCGATCGTCGCGCAGGCGGGGTCCGCGCAATGCGCACCGCTCCGAAGACTGA
- a CDS encoding IPExxxVDY family protein — MAKVKLDLDPDPEVTVIGISSHVNDYRLCWSLNRTMGLSLTRRREDISEDLGGRLASFATFDHEDPDNKDRLTLVHNHCENGVLLPEQRAADYFLVMDNAAAGSRPDLLDRLRRAEFVLAAFPLPFERLRAGYKLLR; from the coding sequence ATGGCCAAGGTCAAGCTCGATCTGGATCCCGACCCCGAGGTCACCGTCATCGGCATCAGCAGCCACGTGAACGACTACCGGCTGTGCTGGTCATTGAACCGGACCATGGGCCTTTCCCTTACCCGCCGCCGCGAGGACATCAGCGAGGACCTGGGCGGGCGGCTGGCATCCTTCGCCACCTTCGACCACGAGGACCCCGACAACAAGGACCGCCTGACGCTGGTGCACAACCATTGTGAGAACGGCGTGTTGTTGCCGGAGCAGCGCGCGGCCGATTATTTCCTGGTGATGGACAATGCCGCCGCCGGTTCAAGGCCCGACCTGCTGGACCGTTTGCGCCGTGCGGAATTCGTGCTCGCCGCCTTCCCCCTGCCCTTCGAGCGTTTGCGTGCCGGATACAAACTCCTGCGCTAG